In Enterobacter cloacae, the following are encoded in one genomic region:
- a CDS encoding superoxide dismutase: MSFELPALPYAKDALAPHISVETLEYHYGKHHQTYVTNLNNLIKGTDFEGKTLEEIVRSSEGGVFNNAAQVWNHTFYWHCLAPNAGGEPVGELAAAINAAFGSFADFKAKFTDAAIKNFGSGWTWLVKEADGKLAIVSTSNAGTPLTTSATPLMTVDVWEHAYYIDYRNARPNYLEHFWALANWDFVAKNFAA; encoded by the coding sequence ATGTCGTTCGAATTACCTGCACTACCGTATGCAAAAGACGCCCTGGCCCCACACATTTCTGTGGAGACCCTGGAATACCATTACGGCAAACATCATCAGACGTATGTCACCAATCTGAACAATCTGATCAAAGGCACCGATTTCGAAGGCAAAACGCTGGAAGAGATCGTACGCAGTTCAGAAGGTGGCGTATTCAACAACGCGGCTCAGGTGTGGAACCACACCTTCTACTGGCACTGCCTGGCTCCGAACGCCGGTGGAGAACCTGTTGGTGAACTGGCTGCCGCCATTAACGCCGCATTCGGCAGCTTCGCGGATTTCAAAGCGAAGTTTACTGATGCAGCAATCAAAAACTTCGGTTCTGGCTGGACCTGGCTGGTAAAAGAAGCTGATGGCAAACTGGCTATCGTTTCTACCTCTAACGCAGGCACGCCACTGACCACCAGCGCAACGCCGCTGATGACCGTGGATGTGTGGGAACACGCTTACTACATCGACTACCGCAACGCGCGTCCTAACTATCTGGAGCACTTCTGGGCACTGGCTAACTGGGACTTTGTGGCGAAGAACTTCGCTGCATAA
- a CDS encoding MFS transporter, giving the protein MKINFPLLALAIGAFGIGTTEFSPMGLLPVIARGVDVSIPAAGMLISAYAIGVMVGAPLMTLLLSHRARRNALIFLMAIFTLGNVLSAISPDYTTLMLSRILTSLNHGAFFGLGSVVAASVVPKHKQASAVATMFMGLTIANIGGVPAATWLGEVIGWRMSFLATAALGVVAMVALFFSLPKGSVGERPEVRKELAVLMRPQVLSALLTTVLGAGAMFTLYTYISPVLHDITHAAPVFITAMLVLIGVGFSIGNYLGGKLADRSVNGTLKGFLTLLIVIMVAIPWLARNELGAAIAMVVWGAATFAVVPPLQMRVMRVAHEAPGLSSSVNIGAFNLGNALGAAAGGAVISGGLGYSFVPVMGAIIAALGLLLVMMSGRKQPETACVAE; this is encoded by the coding sequence ATGAAAATCAATTTTCCTCTGCTGGCCCTGGCGATTGGCGCTTTCGGGATTGGCACCACTGAATTCTCCCCAATGGGGTTACTGCCTGTTATCGCCCGGGGCGTGGACGTCTCTATCCCTGCGGCCGGTATGTTAATCAGTGCTTATGCCATTGGTGTGATGGTGGGGGCTCCGCTGATGACGCTGCTGCTTTCGCATCGCGCCCGGCGCAATGCGCTGATTTTCCTGATGGCTATCTTTACGCTGGGCAATGTGCTCTCCGCCATTTCACCGGATTACACCACGCTGATGCTGTCACGGATCCTGACCAGTCTTAACCACGGCGCATTCTTTGGGCTGGGGTCTGTTGTGGCGGCAAGTGTGGTACCAAAACACAAGCAAGCCAGCGCGGTGGCAACCATGTTTATGGGGCTGACGATCGCCAATATTGGTGGCGTGCCTGCTGCCACCTGGCTGGGAGAAGTGATTGGCTGGCGTATGTCTTTCCTCGCCACCGCTGCGTTGGGGGTGGTCGCGATGGTGGCGCTGTTCTTCTCCCTGCCAAAAGGCAGTGTCGGTGAACGCCCTGAAGTACGCAAAGAGCTGGCGGTGCTGATGCGCCCTCAGGTACTTTCCGCGCTGCTGACCACTGTGCTGGGGGCCGGGGCGATGTTCACCCTCTACACCTATATTTCCCCGGTGCTACATGATATCACCCACGCAGCGCCGGTCTTTATTACCGCGATGCTGGTGTTGATCGGCGTGGGCTTTTCCATCGGCAACTATCTCGGCGGGAAACTGGCCGATCGTTCGGTGAATGGAACGCTGAAAGGCTTTTTAACTCTGCTGATAGTCATCATGGTGGCGATCCCGTGGTTGGCGCGTAACGAGCTGGGGGCAGCTATTGCGATGGTGGTATGGGGTGCGGCAACGTTTGCCGTGGTTCCTCCGCTGCAGATGCGCGTGATGCGTGTCGCCCATGAAGCACCGGGTCTTTCGTCTTCCGTCAATATCGGGGCATTCAACCTGGGTAATGCGCTGGGAGCGGCGGCCGGTGGGGCCGTGATTTCAGGTGGGCTGGGTTACAGCTTTGTGCCGGTGATGGGGGCAATCATTGCCGCACTGGGCCTGCTGTTAGTGATGATGTCAGGTCGTAAACAACCTGAAACGGCCTGCGTCGCAGAATAA
- a CDS encoding endopeptidase produces MARINKISITLCALLFTTLTFTPVANASQQARHSAVQKTHLAKSTERNKKTTSKNEKKKTTTQTKQTASSKTKTKPSRTAHSTKSKASQTAANLMTEKCTVRKGHKTKCTKVPKKLAEVHKVRVQKAQKTAMNKLMGQIGKPYRWGGTSPRTGFDCSGLVYYAYKDLVKFRIPRTANEMYHLRDASPVDRGELESGDLVFFRTQGRGMADHVGVYVGNGKFIQSPRSGQDIQITSLSEDYWVRHYVGARRVMTPNTIR; encoded by the coding sequence GTGGCGCGGATAAATAAAATCTCGATCACGCTCTGTGCTTTACTGTTTACAACACTCACTTTCACGCCAGTGGCGAACGCCTCTCAGCAGGCGCGGCATTCTGCTGTGCAAAAAACGCATCTGGCGAAGAGCACAGAACGTAATAAAAAAACCACCAGTAAGAACGAAAAGAAGAAAACCACCACTCAGACCAAACAAACCGCCTCCAGCAAGACAAAAACAAAGCCTTCCCGCACCGCCCACTCCACAAAGAGTAAAGCCTCGCAAACTGCCGCTAACCTCATGACTGAAAAGTGTACCGTGCGTAAAGGTCATAAAACGAAATGCACGAAAGTCCCTAAAAAATTAGCGGAAGTGCATAAGGTTCGCGTGCAGAAAGCACAAAAAACGGCGATGAATAAACTGATGGGGCAAATCGGCAAACCGTACCGCTGGGGGGGAACCTCACCACGTACCGGTTTTGACTGTAGCGGCCTGGTCTATTACGCCTATAAAGATCTGGTGAAGTTCCGCATTCCACGTACCGCCAATGAAATGTACCACCTGCGCGATGCCTCTCCGGTTGACCGTGGTGAACTGGAAAGCGGCGATCTGGTCTTCTTCCGCACCCAGGGTCGCGGAATGGCCGATCACGTCGGCGTCTACGTTGGCAACGGGAAATTCATCCAGTCACCGCGCAGCGGCCAGGATATTCAAATCACCTCTCTGAGCGAAGACTACTGGGTGCGCCACTATGTGGGTGCGCGCCGCGTCATGACACCGAATACTATCCGCTGA
- a CDS encoding glutaredoxin: MSTTIEKIQRQIAENPILLYMKGSPKLPSCGFSAQAVQALSACGERFAYVDILQNPDIRAELPKYANWPTFPQLWVDGELVGGCDILIEMYQRGELQQLIKETAAKYKTEEPDAE; this comes from the coding sequence ATGAGCACCACTATTGAAAAAATCCAGCGCCAGATCGCTGAAAACCCGATTCTCCTGTACATGAAAGGTTCTCCGAAGCTGCCAAGCTGCGGTTTCTCCGCGCAAGCGGTTCAGGCGCTGTCTGCCTGTGGTGAACGTTTTGCTTACGTTGATATCCTGCAGAACCCGGATATTCGCGCTGAGCTGCCTAAATACGCAAACTGGCCGACTTTCCCACAGCTGTGGGTAGACGGTGAGCTGGTGGGCGGTTGCGACATCCTGATTGAAATGTATCAGCGTGGCGAACTGCAGCAGCTGATCAAAGAGACGGCGGCGAAGTACAAAACGGAAGAGCCGGACGCAGAATAA